The following coding sequences are from one Streptococcus mitis window:
- a CDS encoding ABC transporter substrate-binding protein: MKKTWKVFLTVLTALVAVVLVACGQGTASKDNKEAELKKIDFILDWTPNTNHTGLYVAKEKGYFKEAGVDVDLKLPPEESSSDLVINGKAPFAVYFQDYMAKKLEKGAGITAVAAIVEHNTSGIISRKSDNVSSPKDLVGKKYGTWNDPTELAMLKTLVESQGGDFEKVEKVPNNDSNSITPIANGVFDTAWIYYGWDGILAKSQGVEANFMYLKDYVKEFDYYSPVIIANNDYLKDNKEEARKVIQAIKKGYQYAMEHPEEAADILIKNAPELKEKRDFVIESQKYLSKEYASDKEKWGQFDAARWNAFYKWDKENGILKEDLTDKGFTNEFVK, from the coding sequence ATGAAAAAAACATGGAAAGTGTTTTTAACTGTTTTAACAGCTCTTGTAGCTGTTGTGCTTGTGGCCTGTGGTCAAGGAACTGCTTCTAAAGACAACAAAGAGGCAGAACTTAAGAAGATTGACTTTATCCTAGACTGGACACCAAATACTAACCACACAGGGCTTTATGTTGCCAAGGAAAAAGGTTATTTCAAAGAAGCTGGAGTGGATGTTGATTTGAAATTGCCACCAGAAGAAAGTTCTTCTGACTTGGTTATTAACGGTAAGGCACCATTTGCAGTCTATTTCCAAGACTATATGGCTAAAAAATTGGAAAAAGGAGCAGGAATTACTGCCGTTGCAGCTATTGTAGAACACAATACATCAGGAATCATTTCTCGTAAATCTGACAATGTAAGCAGTCCAAAAGACTTGGTTGGTAAGAAATACGGAACTTGGAATGACCCAACTGAACTTGCTATGTTGAAAACTTTGGTAGAATCTCAAGGTGGAGATTTTGAGAAGGTTGAAAAAGTACCAAATAACGACTCAAACTCTATCACACCGATTGCTAATGGAGTCTTTGACACTGCTTGGATCTACTACGGTTGGGATGGTATCCTTGCTAAATCTCAAGGTGTAGAGGCTAACTTCATGTACTTGAAAGACTACGTCAAGGAGTTTGACTACTACTCACCAGTTATCATCGCAAACAACGACTACCTTAAAGACAATAAAGAAGAAGCTCGTAAAGTCATCCAAGCTATCAAAAAAGGCTACCAATATGCCATGGAGCATCCAGAAGAAGCAGCTGATATCCTCATCAAAAATGCACCTGAACTCAAGGAAAAACGTGACTTTGTCATCGAATCTCAAAAATACTTGTCAAAAGAATACGCAAGCGACAAGGAAAAATGGGGGCAATTTGATGCAGCTCGCTGGAATGCCTTCTACAAATGGGATAAAGAAAATGGTATCCTTAAAGAAGACTTGACAGACAAAGGCTTCACCAACGAATTTGTGAAATAA
- a CDS encoding ABC transporter ATP-binding protein produces the protein MTEIRLEHVSYAYGQERILEDINLQVTSGEVVSILGPSGVGKTTLFNLIAGILEIQSGRIVLDGEENPKGRVSYMLQKDLLLEHKTVLGNIILPLLIQKVDKAEAIARADEILATFQLTAVRDKYPHELSGGMRQRVALLRTYLFGHKLFLLDEAFSALDEMTKMELHVWYLEIHKQLQLTTLIITHSIEEALSLSDRIYILKNRPGQIVSEIKLDWSEDEDKEVQKIAYKRQILVELGLDK, from the coding sequence ATGACAGAAATTAGACTAGAACACGTCAGTTATGCCTATGGTCAGGAGAGGATTTTAGAGGACATTAACTTGCAGGTGACTTCAGGAGAAGTGGTTTCTATCTTAGGCCCAAGTGGTGTTGGTAAGACTACGCTTTTCAACTTAATTGCGGGGATTTTAGAAATTCAGTCAGGGAGAATTGTCCTTGATGGTGAAGAAAATCCCAAGGGGCGCGTGAGTTATATGTTGCAAAAGGATCTGCTCTTGGAACACAAGACGGTGCTTGGTAATATCATTCTGCCCCTCTTGATTCAAAAGGTGGATAAGGCAGAAGCTATTGCTCGCGCAGATGAAATTCTTGCGACCTTCCAGTTGACAGCTGTAAGAGATAAATACCCTCATGAACTCAGTGGTGGGATGCGCCAGCGTGTAGCCTTGCTCCGAACCTACCTTTTCGGGCACAAACTCTTTCTCTTAGACGAGGCCTTCAGCGCCTTGGATGAGATGACCAAGATGGAACTCCACGTTTGGTATCTTGAGATTCACAAGCAGTTGCAGTTAACAACCTTGATCATCACGCATAGTATCGAGGAGGCCCTCAGTCTCAGCGATCGCATCTATATCTTGAAAAATCGCCCTGGGCAGATTGTTTCAGAAATTAAACTAGATTGGTCTGAAGATGAGGACAAAGAAGTCCAAAAGATTGCCTATAAACGTCAAATTTTGGTAGAATTAGGCTTAGATAAGTAA
- a CDS encoding CtsR family transcriptional regulator: MRFKNTSDHIEAYIKAILDQSGIVELQRSQLADTFQVVPSQINYVIKTRFTESRGYLVESKRGGGGYIRIGRIEFSSHHEMLRDLLYSIGERVSQEIYEDILQLLVEQELMTKQEMNLLVAVALDRVLGEEAPVVRANMLRQVIQEVDRKGK, encoded by the coding sequence ATGAGATTTAAAAATACATCGGATCATATTGAGGCCTACATCAAGGCGATTTTAGATCAATCTGGAATTGTGGAGTTGCAACGGAGTCAGTTGGCAGATACTTTTCAGGTTGTTCCTAGTCAGATTAACTATGTGATCAAGACACGCTTTACGGAAAGTAGAGGTTACTTGGTTGAAAGTAAGCGTGGTGGCGGAGGCTACATTCGCATAGGACGGATTGAGTTTTCTAGTCATCATGAAATGCTCCGCGATTTGCTTTACTCGATTGGTGAGCGGGTCAGTCAAGAAATTTATGAGGATATTCTGCAGCTTTTGGTTGAGCAGGAATTGATGACCAAGCAGGAGATGAATTTGCTGGTGGCAGTAGCTTTAGATCGCGTTCTAGGAGAAGAAGCTCCAGTTGTTCGTGCAAACATGCTACGACAGGTCATACAAGAGGTAGATAGAAAAGGGAAGTAA